The following coding sequences lie in one Bacilli bacterium PM5-9 genomic window:
- a CDS encoding CDP-glycerol glycerophosphotransferase (TagB/SpsB family) (product_source=COG1887; cog=COG1887; pfam=PF04464; superfamily=46557,53756), with the protein MIKKLTQKIISFKYRKYDKKMLEQILYKESPEKYEIVARARKIGQRKEYRKNMKEPINEKMFFFESNLGRQYTGNPRYIYEKMLELYPDFDYVWAYNGDPKNIPGNPIVVERGSKKYYQLMAKSKYLINNTNFLNSFLREETFYLQTWHGTPLKKLHYDRTNVEPYRREKANFYLRSRTWNALLSSNKYSTPHFKSAFRYDGPVLEFGYPANDIFSDEKKQKEYKDRIRKQLNISDDKYVILYAPTWRGDKHLGNHIFEFKLELDIEKLINELDENVVFLIRSHHMSASDEVLNKLKGRIINVSKFDDAIELMCASDLLITDYSSIIYDWYCSKKPALYYVPDVDQYLENRPIYYDFKNKYSIPLCLSQNELVNEINKVINGEYKIDEEFYNDFCSLNDGNATTKVIEYLLSK; encoded by the coding sequence ATGATAAAAAAATTAACACAAAAAATTATATCATTTAAATATCGCAAATATGATAAAAAAATGCTTGAGCAAATCTTATATAAAGAAAGTCCTGAAAAGTATGAAATCGTAGCACGTGCAAGAAAAATTGGACAAAGAAAAGAATATCGCAAAAATATGAAAGAGCCTATTAATGAAAAAATGTTCTTTTTTGAAAGTAATTTAGGAAGACAATATACAGGTAATCCTCGTTATATTTATGAAAAAATGCTTGAATTATATCCAGATTTTGATTATGTTTGGGCATATAATGGCGATCCAAAAAATATCCCAGGAAATCCAATTGTTGTTGAAAGAGGTTCAAAAAAATATTATCAATTAATGGCTAAATCAAAATATTTAATTAATAATACTAATTTTTTAAATTCATTTTTAAGAGAAGAAACTTTTTATTTACAAACATGGCATGGTACTCCATTAAAAAAATTACATTACGATCGTACTAATGTAGAGCCATACCGTAGAGAAAAAGCTAATTTTTATTTAAGGTCAAGAACATGGAATGCTTTACTATCATCTAATAAATATTCTACACCTCACTTTAAATCTGCCTTTAGATATGATGGTCCAGTTTTAGAGTTTGGTTATCCAGCCAATGATATTTTCTCTGATGAAAAGAAACAAAAAGAGTATAAGGATAGAATTAGAAAACAATTAAATATTAGTGATGATAAATATGTAATTTTGTATGCACCAACTTGGCGTGGCGACAAACATTTAGGCAATCATATCTTTGAGTTTAAGTTAGAATTAGACATTGAAAAATTAATAAATGAATTAGATGAAAATGTTGTCTTTTTAATTAGAAGTCATCACATGAGTGCAAGTGATGAAGTTTTAAACAAGTTAAAAGGTCGTATCATCAATGTTAGTAAGTTTGACGATGCTATTGAGTTAATGTGTGCATCTGATTTATTGATAACTGATTATTCTTCAATAATTTATGATTGGTATTGTTCAAAAAAACCGGCACTTTACTATGTTCCAGATGTTGATCAATATTTAGAGAATAGACCAATCTACTATGATTTCAAAAACAAATATAGTATTCCTTTATGTCTTAGTCAAAATGAATTGGTTAATGAAATTAATAAAGTAATTAATGGAGAATACAAAATTGATGAAGAGTTTTACAACGATTTTTGCAGTTTAAATGATGGTAATGCTACAACAAAAGTAATTGAATATTTATTAAGTAAATAA
- a CDS encoding hypothetical protein (product_source=Hypo-rule applied; cath_funfam=3.30.70.260), with protein MNVKNIKVIGRDRIGVISENYNIINKLNVDNFEIKGRKYSAPIAKNFMYVSASNMSNGSVVAETFGAGFVGDMEFGYVRTSKTNATVKTTGKEAAGFTADSERTIVSCHSTSKVYGKHSIAGFVSSNMGYVGYSSFTGKVYASQGKDKKAKFVGNFASYKAKAKKYRGFKLKPKYVKCKAKGSRYVKGKKVKNVFFGKYGKSKGN; from the coding sequence ATGAATGTTAAAAATATTAAAGTAATTGGTAGAGATCGTATTGGAGTTATATCTGAAAACTACAATATTATCAATAAATTGAATGTTGATAATTTTGAAATTAAAGGTAGAAAGTATTCAGCACCAATTGCTAAAAACTTTATGTATGTTTCAGCATCTAATATGAGTAATGGTAGTGTTGTTGCAGAAACTTTTGGAGCAGGATTTGTTGGTGATATGGAATTTGGATATGTAAGAACATCTAAAACAAATGCAACTGTTAAAACAACTGGAAAAGAAGCTGCAGGATTTACAGCAGATAGTGAAAGAACGATTGTTAGTTGTCATTCAACGAGTAAAGTTTATGGTAAACATTCAATTGCTGGATTCGTATCAAGTAATATGGGATATGTAGGATATTCATCTTTTACTGGAAAAGTATATGCTAGTCAAGGAAAAGATAAAAAAGCAAAATTTGTTGGTAATTTCGCAAGTTATAAGGCAAAAGCTAAAAAATATCGAGGATTTAAGTTAAAACCAAAATATGTTAAGTGTAAAGCAAAAGGTTCTAGATATGTTAAAGGTAAAAAAGTAAAAAATGTTTTCTTTGGAAAATATGGTAAATCAAAAGGAAATTAA
- a CDS encoding hypothetical protein (product_source=Hypo-rule applied; pfam=PF14568; smart=SM00860; superfamily=160631) produces MNYEKKLLDLINPAYTVETKEKISKEKVIKFENDNNITLPLDFKEYIINFNGFRVIDYKYKYILADFFSLKEIEEKIKHNKKEKILIENIIPICKFGDEGIVVLKIDDNESSIYASSEIGLDNFLYMGNFPVFFENSVAADFYPYWDIVYEAKRYDFTQ; encoded by the coding sequence ATGAATTATGAAAAAAAATTATTAGATTTAATTAATCCAGCATACACTGTGGAAACAAAAGAAAAAATTTCAAAGGAAAAAGTAATTAAATTTGAAAATGACAATAATATTACGCTACCTCTTGATTTTAAAGAATATATTATAAATTTTAACGGATTTAGAGTTATTGATTATAAATATAAATATATTTTGGCTGATTTCTTTTCATTAAAAGAAATAGAAGAAAAAATAAAGCATAATAAAAAAGAGAAAATATTGATTGAGAATATCATTCCAATTTGTAAATTTGGTGATGAAGGAATTGTTGTTTTAAAAATTGACGATAATGAATCAAGTATCTACGCATCTTCCGAAATAGGATTAGATAATTTTTTGTATATGGGTAATTTTCCAGTTTTTTTTGAAAATTCCGTGGCAGCAGATTTTTATCCATATTGGGACATAGTTTATGAAGCAAAACGTTACGATTTTACTCAATAA
- a CDS encoding CDP-glycerol glycerophosphotransferase (TagB/SpsB family) (product_source=COG1887; cath_funfam=1.20.1280.50; cog=COG1887; pfam=PF04464; superfamily=53756), which yields MNKKKIEKFLFGKATKLYELLARIRKTGQRKEYQKYLNLPINEKMFFFESNAGKQYTGNPRYIYEKMLELYPNFDYVWAYNGNKENIPGNPIIVERGSKEYYKLLAQAKYLINNTNFVNTFFRKETFFLQTWHGTPLKKLHYDRTNLETHRREKPGFYLKSRNWNALLSSNKYSTPHFKSAFRYNGPVLEFGYPANDIFFDKKKQKEYKDRIRKQLNISDDKYVILYAPTWRGNNPLGNYVFDFKLELDIEKLINDLDDNIVFLIRSHYMSASDDVLNKLKDKVINVSKFDDAIELMCASDLLITDYSSIIYDWYCSKKPAIYYVPDLDDYLKNRPIYYDFKNKYSIPLCYNQNELMSEINKVINNNYIIDEQFYDDFCSLNDGKATIRVIEYLLNK from the coding sequence ATGAATAAGAAAAAAATAGAAAAATTTTTATTTGGTAAAGCAACAAAACTTTATGAATTACTTGCTCGCATTAGAAAAACTGGGCAAAGAAAAGAATATCAAAAATATTTAAATTTACCAATTAATGAGAAAATGTTCTTTTTTGAAAGTAATGCTGGAAAACAATATACGGGTAATCCTCGTTATATTTATGAAAAAATGCTTGAATTATATCCAAATTTCGATTATGTTTGGGCATATAATGGGAATAAAGAAAATATTCCAGGAAATCCAATTATTGTTGAAAGAGGTTCAAAAGAATATTATAAACTTCTTGCTCAAGCAAAATACTTAATTAATAATACTAATTTTGTTAATACATTTTTTAGAAAAGAAACATTCTTTTTACAAACATGGCATGGTACTCCATTAAAAAAATTACATTATGATCGTACTAATCTTGAAACTCATCGAAGAGAAAAACCTGGATTTTACTTAAAATCAAGAAATTGGAATGCTTTACTTTCATCAAATAAATATTCTACTCCACATTTTAAATCTGCATTTAGATACAATGGTCCTGTTTTAGAGTTTGGTTATCCAGCTAATGATATTTTCTTTGATAAAAAGAAGCAAAAAGAGTATAAAGATAGAATTAGAAAACAATTAAATATTAGTGATGATAAATATGTAATTTTATATGCGCCAACTTGGCGTGGTAATAATCCACTAGGAAATTATGTATTTGATTTTAAATTAGAACTTGATATTGAAAAACTAATAAATGATTTAGATGATAATATTGTCTTCTTAATTAGAAGTCATTATATGAGTGCTAGTGATGATGTCTTAAACAAATTAAAAGATAAAGTTATTAATGTTAGTAAATTTGATGATGCTATCGAATTAATGTGTGCGTCTGATTTATTGATAACTGATTATTCTTCAATTATCTATGATTGGTATTGTTCAAAAAAACCAGCAATTTATTATGTTCCTGATTTAGATGATTATTTGAAAAATAGACCAATATATTATGATTTTAAAAATAAGTATTCAATACCACTTTGTTATAATCAAAATGAATTAATGAGTGAAATAAACAAAGTTATTAACAATAATTACATAATTGATGAACAGTTTTATGATGACTTCTGTAGTTTAAATGATGGAAAAGCTACAATAAGAGTTATTGAATATCTACTAAATAAGTAA
- a CDS encoding hypothetical protein (product_source=Hypo-rule applied; cath_funfam=1.20.1560.10; smart=SM01088; superfamily=90123; transmembrane_helix_parts=Inside_1_4,TMhelix_5_27,Outside_28_46,TMhelix_47_69,Inside_70_79): MKKKVINVGLVVACLLFILNLYTYIVSGTIADEYYYNATEALLEKYNIISAISLLGSFVLLSIMIGILINLRKTTDDKK; encoded by the coding sequence ATGAAAAAGAAAGTTATTAATGTTGGATTGGTTGTTGCATGTTTACTTTTTATTTTGAATTTATATACATATATTGTATCAGGAACGATAGCTGATGAATATTATTATAATGCAACAGAGGCTTTATTAGAAAAATACAATATAATATCAGCAATTTCACTTTTGGGATCGTTTGTTTTGTTATCAATTATGATTGGAATATTAATTAATTTAAGAAAGACTACTGATGATAAAAAATAA
- a CDS encoding hypothetical protein (product_source=Hypo-rule applied; cleavage_site_network=SignalP-noTM): MKKIKLVLMLAITLLSVKGVNAATYEINTIEDWDNYLMVAKISTNAIVNVNDDLDFEDKLYSTYTDVAKELL; encoded by the coding sequence ATGAAAAAAATTAAATTAGTTTTAATGCTTGCAATAACACTATTGAGTGTTAAAGGTGTAAATGCAGCAACATATGAAATCAATACTATTGAAGATTGGGATAATTATTTAATGGTTGCTAAAATAAGTACCAATGCTATAGTAAATGTTAATGATGATTTAGATTTTGAAGATAAATTATATTCAACATATACTGATGTTGCTAAGGAACTATTATAA